One region of Marivirga arenosa genomic DNA includes:
- a CDS encoding fumarate reductase/succinate dehydrogenase flavoprotein subunit — MNLESKIPEGPLAEKWTNHKFNVKLVNPANKRKYDVIVVGTGLAGASAAASLAELGYNVKSFCFQDSPRRAHSIAAQGGINAAKNYQNDGDSVFRLFYDTIKGGDYRSREANVYRLAEVSVNIIDQCVAQGVPFAREYGGLLANRSFGGAQVSRTFYARGQTGQQLLLGAYSALSRQIANGKVELFPRTEMLDLVMVDGKARGIVTRNLVTGKIESHSAHAVVLATGGYGNVFYLSTNAMGSNVTAAWRAHRKGALMANPCYTQIHPTCIPVSGDHQSKLTLMSESLRNDGRVWVPATKELAEKIRKKEIHPNDLSEDERDYYLERKYPAFGNLVPRDVASRNAKYVCDEGRGVNETGKAVYLDFRDAIKRDGEDVIAGKYGNLFDMYKQITGSNPYKEPMTIFPAVHYTMGGLWVDYNLKTNIDGLYATGESNFSDHGANRLGASALMQGLADGYFVIPYTIGNYLAGEKYEKVGTDHEAFKEAEKAVKDNIDKLLSIKGSKSVDQYHKELGKIMWDYCGMSRTGEGLKKAKEMIKELRADFWKNVKVLGSNEEFNSSLEKASRVSDFLELGELMIDDALHREESCGGHFREEHQTPEGEAKRNDEDFAYVAAWEYTGPEKPETLHKEQLIFENVKLTQRSYK; from the coding sequence ATGAATTTAGAGTCAAAAATACCTGAAGGTCCATTAGCAGAGAAATGGACGAATCATAAATTTAATGTGAAGCTGGTTAACCCAGCGAACAAGCGTAAATACGATGTAATCGTTGTAGGTACTGGTTTGGCTGGTGCTTCTGCAGCAGCTTCTTTAGCAGAATTAGGTTATAATGTAAAGTCTTTCTGTTTTCAGGATAGCCCCAGAAGAGCCCACTCTATTGCCGCTCAAGGGGGTATAAATGCCGCTAAAAACTATCAAAATGACGGTGATAGTGTTTTCCGTCTATTCTATGATACTATCAAAGGGGGTGATTACCGTTCAAGAGAGGCTAATGTTTACAGATTAGCTGAAGTAAGTGTTAATATCATTGACCAATGTGTGGCGCAAGGGGTTCCTTTTGCAAGAGAATATGGTGGTTTATTAGCAAACAGATCATTTGGTGGTGCTCAAGTATCACGTACTTTCTACGCTAGAGGTCAAACTGGGCAGCAGTTATTATTAGGTGCTTACAGTGCTTTAAGCCGTCAAATTGCCAACGGTAAAGTTGAGCTTTTCCCAAGAACAGAAATGCTTGATTTAGTAATGGTAGATGGAAAAGCAAGAGGTATTGTAACCAGAAATTTAGTTACAGGTAAAATTGAATCTCATTCAGCTCACGCAGTTGTTTTAGCTACAGGTGGATACGGAAACGTTTTCTATTTATCTACTAATGCGATGGGATCGAATGTGACAGCAGCTTGGAGAGCTCACAGAAAAGGAGCTTTAATGGCTAACCCATGTTATACTCAAATTCATCCGACTTGTATTCCAGTAAGTGGAGATCATCAATCAAAACTGACCTTAATGTCAGAGTCATTAAGAAATGATGGTAGAGTATGGGTGCCGGCTACGAAAGAGTTAGCAGAAAAAATTAGAAAAAAAGAAATCCATCCAAATGATCTTTCTGAAGACGAAAGAGATTATTATTTGGAAAGAAAATACCCAGCATTCGGTAACCTTGTGCCTCGTGATGTGGCTTCAAGAAATGCTAAATATGTTTGTGATGAAGGTAGAGGGGTAAATGAAACAGGTAAAGCCGTTTACCTAGATTTCAGAGATGCTATTAAGCGTGATGGTGAGGATGTGATTGCTGGTAAATATGGTAACCTGTTTGATATGTATAAGCAAATCACAGGAAGTAATCCATATAAAGAGCCAATGACAATATTCCCTGCAGTACACTACACTATGGGTGGACTTTGGGTAGATTACAATTTGAAAACTAATATTGATGGTTTATATGCGACTGGTGAATCTAACTTCTCTGATCACGGAGCAAACAGATTAGGTGCTAGTGCATTAATGCAAGGTTTAGCAGATGGTTATTTTGTAATACCTTACACTATCGGTAACTATCTAGCAGGCGAAAAATACGAGAAAGTAGGCACTGATCACGAAGCTTTCAAAGAAGCAGAAAAAGCTGTGAAAGATAATATTGATAAGCTATTATCTATCAAAGGTTCAAAATCAGTAGACCAGTACCACAAAGAATTAGGTAAAATTATGTGGGACTACTGCGGTATGTCTAGAACTGGTGAAGGCTTGAAAAAAGCTAAAGAAATGATCAAAGAGCTTAGAGCAGATTTCTGGAAGAATGTGAAAGTTTTAGGTTCAAATGAAGAATTCAATAGTTCTTTAGAGAAAGCATCAAGAGTTTCTGATTTCTTAGAATTAGGTGAGTTGATGATTGATGATGCATTGCATAGAGAAGAATCATGTGGAGGTCACTTCAGAGAAGAACATCAAACTCCTGAAGGAGAAGCAAAACGTAATGACGAAGACTTCGCATATGTTGCTGCTTGGGAATACACTGGTCCTGAAAAACCAGAAACCCTTCATAAAGAACAATTGATATTTGAAAATGTAAAACTGACGCAAAGGAGCTATAAATAA
- a CDS encoding succinate dehydrogenase cytochrome b subunit: protein MSWLSETLTSTIGRKLVMSLTGLFLIIFLVVHLAGNFQLLADDGGLAFNAYAKFMTSNPIIKTTSYGLYAFILIHIAMSIALAMKNKAARPVGYAEVKGSANSSFSSRNMGILGFIIFVFLVIHLRNFWYEMHWGSIPMDEAGNKDLYKVVSAAFSEWWYVAIYVVCMIGLAFHLSHGFSSAFQTLGLNHSKYTPFIKKLGVVYAVLIPAAFAIIPIIMFLNS, encoded by the coding sequence ATGAGTTGGCTTTCTGAAACGTTAACGAGTACAATTGGTAGGAAACTTGTAATGTCGCTTACCGGTTTGTTTTTAATCATTTTTTTAGTTGTCCATTTAGCAGGAAATTTTCAATTGTTAGCTGATGATGGTGGATTGGCATTCAATGCTTATGCAAAGTTCATGACTTCTAATCCCATAATTAAAACAACATCCTATGGATTATATGCATTCATATTAATCCATATTGCAATGTCTATCGCATTGGCTATGAAAAACAAAGCGGCTAGACCAGTTGGATATGCAGAAGTAAAAGGGTCTGCAAACAGTTCTTTTTCATCTAGAAACATGGGGATTCTCGGTTTCATCATTTTTGTTTTCTTAGTGATTCATTTAAGAAACTTTTGGTATGAAATGCACTGGGGATCTATCCCAATGGATGAAGCTGGAAACAAAGACCTATATAAAGTTGTTAGTGCTGCATTCAGTGAATGGTGGTATGTTGCGATTTATGTTGTGTGTATGATAGGACTTGCATTCCATTTATCTCATGGTTTCTCAAGTGCTTTCCAAACACTAGGATTAAATCATAGCAAATACACTCCATTTATTAAGAAATTAGGTGTTGTATATGCAGTCTTAATACCGGCTGCTTTTGCAATAATTCCAATAATCATGTTTTTGAATAGTTAA
- a CDS encoding T9SS type B sorting domain-containing protein translates to MKKILIFSILTLSFLGEALATHIRAGEITAKRIGCNSRTYEFTLTAYRDTGSDILFGNGEFKYGNGESIILNPDGYSRKEIIDDEVELVEFKFEYTYRSDGNYIVSYVEDYRNRGIVNMSQSGQTAFYVETLIRIDTFFGCNDTPVFLIPPVDKAAVGALFYHNPGAFDVNGDSIAFKMVIPQSREDVNVGNYRSPEVAAGGQNSQQTGPATLTLDEILGDLIWDAPGLKGEYNIAFIAEEWRSIEGEWILLGSVTRDMQIIVDETDNDPPELEIPMDTCIEAGTLLEADIIATDPNPESLVRIEGFGGPFVLNPPATLTPNTNAFFESPTTSKFSWQTDCSHIRENPYLVRFKATDNGPGIRLTSFETWSVTVVPPAPKNVIAESKPQRSIEVSWDEYNCGDAEVIQVYRRVDSFDFTPENCEIGIPENGGYELIGAVPVDQTSFLDDNAGQGLDFGATYCYRLVAVFQLPKGGVSYASEEVCQKIEATGPVVTNVSVDQTSDVNGEITLSWLPPLDIDTDVYPAPYKYQILRSNGGGFEAVGVIEDDTTFIDTGLNTLSIQYEYQVELYLVNDEINEDNLIEVSANASSVRLSSVGLFESIELNWEANVPWSNTNQDHPYHYIYRNKAGSNASSLVLIDSVDVTLNGFHYLDSGQFNGETLINSEEYCYYVTTAGGYGNDEIFEPLLNDSQIICARPDDQIDPCPPFEVAFELDSPEKCLDFLADKDCEFNQFQNELYWNANLADSCDSDISYYEIFFQEELDTEFELIGTTRDTFYIHDNLPEFAGCYMIRAVDQSENRSSFSEVFCKENCPNIAFPNIFTPNNDGKNDTFTPFFQKEFEAESIPLNKCPRFLEQIVFNVYNRYGKLVYSYKSGGENGLYINWDGTNFGGEELPSATYFYEAIVTFDMLRPENREKRYKGFVQIIR, encoded by the coding sequence GTGAAAAAAATACTCATATTTTCTATTTTAACCCTAAGCTTTTTAGGTGAGGCTCTAGCCACCCATATCAGGGCTGGAGAAATTACTGCCAAAAGAATTGGTTGTAATAGTAGAACTTATGAATTTACACTTACCGCCTATCGTGATACAGGATCAGACATTTTATTTGGAAATGGAGAATTTAAATATGGAAATGGAGAATCCATAATCTTAAATCCTGACGGCTACAGTCGAAAAGAGATTATTGATGATGAAGTTGAATTAGTTGAATTTAAATTTGAATATACTTACAGGTCGGATGGAAATTATATAGTTTCTTATGTCGAAGATTATAGAAATCGTGGCATTGTAAATATGAGTCAGTCAGGACAAACTGCTTTTTATGTAGAAACCTTGATCAGAATTGATACATTTTTCGGATGCAATGATACACCCGTTTTCTTAATCCCTCCTGTAGATAAGGCAGCAGTTGGCGCTTTGTTCTACCATAATCCTGGAGCTTTTGATGTAAATGGGGATAGTATAGCATTTAAAATGGTGATTCCACAAAGTAGAGAAGATGTAAACGTGGGTAATTATCGATCACCAGAAGTGGCAGCTGGCGGGCAAAATAGTCAACAAACTGGGCCCGCAACCTTAACCTTAGATGAAATCTTGGGTGATCTCATATGGGATGCTCCAGGTTTGAAAGGAGAATACAATATAGCTTTTATAGCAGAGGAATGGAGGAGTATAGAAGGTGAATGGATTCTTTTAGGAAGTGTTACTCGAGACATGCAAATCATTGTAGATGAAACCGATAATGATCCGCCAGAATTAGAAATTCCAATGGACACTTGTATAGAAGCAGGAACACTTTTAGAAGCGGATATTATTGCTACTGATCCAAATCCCGAATCTTTAGTAAGAATTGAAGGCTTTGGTGGTCCTTTTGTTTTAAATCCTCCTGCAACCCTTACTCCTAATACAAATGCATTTTTCGAATCCCCTACCACATCAAAATTCTCATGGCAAACTGACTGCTCTCACATCCGGGAGAACCCATATTTAGTTAGGTTTAAAGCTACAGACAATGGGCCAGGTATTCGTTTAACAAGTTTTGAGACTTGGAGTGTTACCGTAGTGCCACCAGCACCTAAAAATGTAATAGCTGAAAGTAAACCTCAACGTTCAATTGAAGTATCATGGGATGAGTATAATTGTGGCGATGCAGAAGTAATTCAAGTTTACAGAAGAGTTGATAGTTTTGATTTTACTCCTGAAAATTGTGAGATTGGAATTCCTGAAAATGGAGGTTATGAATTAATTGGAGCTGTTCCGGTAGATCAAACTTCTTTCCTTGATGATAATGCTGGTCAAGGTTTAGATTTTGGCGCAACTTATTGCTACAGATTAGTTGCTGTTTTCCAATTACCAAAAGGAGGCGTAAGTTATGCTTCAGAAGAAGTTTGTCAAAAAATTGAGGCAACTGGTCCAGTAGTTACCAATGTTAGCGTAGATCAAACCAGTGATGTAAATGGAGAGATAACCCTAAGCTGGCTTCCACCTTTAGACATAGACACGGATGTTTACCCAGCTCCGTACAAATACCAAATATTAAGAAGCAATGGCGGAGGATTCGAAGCTGTGGGAGTAATTGAGGATGACACAACATTTATCGATACAGGATTAAATACTTTATCGATACAGTATGAATATCAAGTTGAGCTTTATTTAGTAAATGATGAGATAAATGAAGATAATTTGATAGAGGTTTCTGCTAACGCTTCTTCTGTAAGGCTATCATCAGTAGGTTTATTTGAATCAATTGAGCTAAACTGGGAGGCAAATGTTCCGTGGTCAAATACTAATCAAGATCACCCTTATCATTATATATACAGAAATAAAGCAGGATCGAACGCCAGCAGCTTAGTGCTTATCGATTCAGTTGATGTTACTTTAAATGGATTCCATTATTTAGATAGCGGTCAGTTTAATGGGGAAACTCTTATCAACTCTGAAGAGTATTGCTATTATGTTACCACAGCGGGCGGGTATGGAAATGATGAAATCTTTGAACCTTTATTGAATGATTCTCAAATAATCTGTGCAAGGCCAGATGATCAAATAGATCCATGTCCCCCATTTGAAGTTGCTTTCGAATTAGATTCTCCTGAAAAATGTCTTGATTTCTTGGCCGATAAAGATTGTGAATTCAATCAATTCCAAAATGAACTTTATTGGAATGCTAATCTAGCCGATAGTTGTGACAGTGATATTAGCTATTATGAGATTTTCTTCCAGGAAGAACTCGATACTGAATTTGAATTAATAGGAACTACCAGAGACACTTTCTACATCCATGATAACTTACCTGAATTTGCAGGATGTTACATGATCAGAGCGGTTGATCAGTCAGAAAATAGAAGTAGTTTTTCAGAAGTTTTCTGTAAAGAAAATTGTCCTAATATTGCGTTCCCTAATATTTTCACACCAAATAATGATGGAAAGAATGATACCTTCACTCCTTTCTTCCAGAAAGAATTTGAAGCTGAGTCTATTCCATTAAATAAATGCCCTAGATTTTTAGAGCAAATTGTATTTAATGTATATAATAGATATGGAAAACTAGTATATAGCTATAAAAGCGGAGGCGAAAACGGACTATATATAAACTGGGACGGTACTAATTTTGGAGGAGAAGAGTTGCCTTCAGCTACCTATTTCTATGAGGCTATTGTAACCTTTGATATGTTAAGACCAGAGAATAGAGAAAAAAGGTATAAAGGATTTGTTCAAATTATCAGATAG
- a CDS encoding thiol-disulfide oxidoreductase DCC family protein — protein sequence MKNSNPIIYFDGICNLCNGAVNYIIDRDSKAIFKFAPLQSKHAEKNLPVELIKNTDSIILQVDGNFYQKSTAALKIASQLGGFWKLFYVFIILPPFLRDFIYDIIAKNRYKWFGKRDVCRLPTPELKNRFLEMD from the coding sequence TTGAAAAATTCTAATCCTATCATATATTTCGATGGTATTTGTAATTTATGTAATGGCGCAGTAAATTACATCATTGACAGAGATTCTAAAGCCATATTTAAATTTGCTCCTCTGCAATCTAAACACGCTGAAAAAAACCTTCCTGTTGAATTAATAAAAAATACCGACAGCATTATTTTACAAGTAGATGGTAATTTTTATCAAAAAAGTACTGCAGCTCTAAAAATTGCCTCTCAATTGGGTGGGTTTTGGAAATTATTCTATGTTTTTATTATTCTACCTCCCTTTCTAAGAGATTTTATTTATGACATAATTGCAAAAAACCGTTATAAATGGTTTGGGAAAAGAGATGTATGCAGGCTACCAACTCCTGAGCTTAAAAATAGATTTTTAGAAATGGATTAA
- the fabD gene encoding ACP S-malonyltransferase, whose translation MKAYVFPGQGAQYPGMGKELYDNNAEAKKLFDQANEILGFEITKIMFEGTAEELKETKVTQPAVFLHSVINAIIHPDFKPDMVAGHSLGEFSALVANGTLSFEDGLKLVYKRALAMQKACEINPSTMAAVLGLEDEVVEKVCSEITEEVVVPANYNCPGQLVISGSNKGIEIACEKMKAAGAKRAMPLPVGGAFHSPLMEPAREELAKAIEETQFNKPKCPVYQNVNAQGSIEVEDIKNNLISQLTAPVRWTQSVQQMIQDGATSFTESGPGKVLQGLVKKINRESEVSQLS comes from the coding sequence ATGAAAGCTTATGTATTTCCGGGCCAAGGCGCTCAATATCCTGGAATGGGAAAAGAACTTTATGATAATAATGCAGAAGCAAAAAAATTATTTGATCAAGCAAATGAAATATTAGGCTTTGAGATCACAAAAATAATGTTTGAAGGCACAGCCGAAGAGTTAAAAGAAACTAAGGTAACTCAACCCGCTGTTTTTTTACATTCTGTAATCAATGCCATAATTCATCCAGATTTTAAACCTGATATGGTAGCAGGTCATTCTTTAGGAGAATTTTCTGCCCTTGTTGCTAATGGCACCTTATCATTTGAAGATGGATTAAAGCTTGTTTACAAAAGAGCTTTAGCGATGCAAAAAGCATGTGAGATAAATCCTTCAACAATGGCTGCTGTTTTAGGCTTAGAAGATGAAGTGGTTGAAAAAGTTTGTAGTGAAATAACAGAAGAAGTAGTAGTTCCTGCAAACTATAATTGCCCTGGACAACTCGTTATTTCAGGTTCTAACAAAGGAATTGAAATTGCTTGTGAAAAAATGAAAGCGGCTGGCGCTAAAAGAGCTATGCCATTACCTGTAGGAGGCGCATTCCATTCTCCATTAATGGAGCCTGCTAGAGAAGAATTAGCTAAAGCAATTGAAGAAACGCAATTTAACAAACCAAAATGTCCTGTTTATCAAAATGTAAATGCTCAGGGATCAATTGAAGTTGAAGATATTAAAAATAATTTAATTTCACAGTTGACAGCTCCAGTAAGATGGACGCAATCAGTTCAGCAAATGATTCAAGATGGTGCTACCAGCTTTACAGAAAGTGGTCCGGGCAAAGTGCTTCAAGGATTAGTAAAAAAGATAAACCGGGAATCTGAAGTATCACAATTATCGTAA
- a CDS encoding GAF domain-containing sensor histidine kinase, producing MQKPKIPHNEKDRLADLKRLQILDSEKEKDFDDLVDLASAICDVPISLITLIDENRQWFKAKKGLKVESTDRDISFCGHAINYDDIFIVENAVADKRFYDNPLVTDDPNIRFYAGMPIKSEKGFNLGTLCVIDSKPKKLNETQIAALKTLSTQATKLIELRDKKHELEKKNHDLENLNNLNNQITSIISHDIKGPISSLRSYMNSDYVNINDLNALQELFPVVKENLNNLGVLVENLLEWSSNINDVHITSFNLFDLIIEISSLFESDMNQKNIKMEFDIDFDLIISGDASMIKFIMRNLINNAVKFTEDGTIRIEAQKTQEHRIEIKVKDTGVGMSPEIIERIFIKKKKVSTKGTRNERGTGLGLKLIREFLTIHNSELNIDSKENEGSIFSFTLPLSFEK from the coding sequence ATGCAGAAGCCAAAAATACCACATAATGAAAAAGATAGGCTGGCCGATCTTAAACGGTTACAAATTCTAGATTCTGAAAAAGAAAAAGATTTTGATGATCTTGTAGATTTGGCTTCTGCAATTTGTGATGTCCCTATCTCTTTAATTACTTTAATTGATGAGAACCGACAATGGTTCAAAGCAAAGAAAGGCTTAAAAGTTGAATCAACAGACCGGGATATTTCATTTTGTGGTCATGCAATTAATTATGATGATATTTTTATAGTTGAGAATGCAGTAGCGGATAAAAGGTTTTATGACAACCCCTTAGTAACTGATGATCCAAATATTAGGTTTTACGCTGGAATGCCAATCAAATCGGAAAAGGGATTTAATTTAGGTACATTATGTGTTATTGACTCAAAACCAAAAAAGCTCAACGAAACTCAAATTGCTGCCTTAAAAACCCTGAGTACTCAAGCCACTAAGCTAATTGAATTAAGAGATAAGAAGCATGAGCTTGAAAAGAAGAATCACGATTTAGAAAATCTAAATAACTTAAATAATCAGATTACCAGTATAATTTCTCATGACATTAAAGGCCCAATCAGTAGTCTTAGATCCTATATGAATTCAGATTATGTGAATATTAATGATCTTAATGCTTTACAAGAATTATTTCCTGTTGTCAAAGAGAATTTGAACAATCTGGGAGTATTGGTAGAGAACCTTTTAGAATGGTCCAGCAATATAAATGATGTTCATATCACCTCCTTTAACTTATTTGATCTAATCATAGAAATTTCAAGCCTATTTGAATCCGATATGAATCAGAAAAATATCAAAATGGAGTTTGATATTGACTTTGATTTAATAATATCAGGTGATGCCTCTATGATTAAATTTATTATGAGAAATTTAATCAACAATGCTGTAAAGTTTACTGAAGATGGCACAATTAGAATTGAAGCTCAAAAAACACAAGAGCATAGAATTGAGATCAAAGTGAAAGATACTGGAGTTGGAATGAGTCCAGAAATTATTGAACGAATTTTCATTAAGAAAAAGAAAGTATCAACTAAAGGAACTCGCAATGAAAGAGGAACCGGTCTAGGATTAAAACTTATTAGAGAATTCCTAACTATTCATAATTCTGAGTTGAATATCGATTCAAAAGAAAATGAAGGTAGTATATTTTCTTTTACACTACCTTTATCCTTTGAAAAATAA
- a CDS encoding type III PLP-dependent enzyme domain-containing protein encodes MKSYIDLIEQTFYWPQKEFDVKDDALRFHGVPLMDIIEKYGTPLKLTYLPKISQNINQAREYFKNAFEKYNYKGNYTYCYCTKSSHFSFVMEEALKAGVHIETSSSFDIPIVRKLHEKGLVSKQHFIVCNGFKRPLYRQYINELINDGFENVVPVLDDLNEIDSYEADAKKPYKVGIRIASDEEPTFEFYTSRLGVRYNDVVNLYQNKIAKSEKATLKMLHFFINTGIKDTAYYWSELGRFVDKYCELKKIAPELDTIDIGGGFPIKTSLGFEYDYQYMVDQIIENIQWICEKNNVDTPNIITEFGSYTVGESGATIYSILDQKLQNDKELWYMIDGSFITHLPDVWGLNQKFILMAINNWSEPFHKVKMGGLTCDSMDYYNSEAHSFEVFLPKVERNEKQYIGFFHTGAYQESLGGYGGIQHCLIPAPKHVLIDKDDQGNISTRLFAEEQTSESMLNILGY; translated from the coding sequence ATGAAGAGTTACATTGATTTAATTGAACAGACTTTTTATTGGCCACAAAAGGAGTTCGATGTAAAGGATGATGCCTTGAGGTTTCATGGTGTTCCTTTAATGGATATAATAGAAAAGTATGGCACACCTTTGAAACTAACTTACCTTCCCAAGATTAGCCAGAACATTAATCAGGCGAGGGAATATTTTAAAAATGCATTTGAGAAATATAATTACAAAGGAAATTATACCTATTGCTATTGTACCAAATCTTCACACTTTTCATTCGTCATGGAGGAGGCCTTAAAGGCAGGCGTTCATATTGAAACTTCTTCTTCATTTGATATTCCCATTGTGAGGAAGTTACATGAGAAAGGTTTGGTGTCTAAGCAGCATTTTATTGTATGCAATGGCTTTAAACGTCCATTATATAGACAATATATAAATGAATTGATCAATGATGGATTTGAAAATGTAGTTCCTGTTTTAGATGATTTGAATGAAATAGATAGTTATGAGGCGGATGCTAAAAAGCCTTATAAAGTGGGGATCAGAATTGCTTCGGATGAAGAACCAACTTTTGAATTTTATACTAGTCGTTTAGGCGTACGCTATAACGATGTAGTGAATCTATATCAAAATAAAATAGCTAAAAGTGAAAAAGCTACCTTAAAAATGCTTCATTTCTTTATCAATACAGGGATTAAGGATACAGCATATTATTGGAGTGAGTTAGGTAGATTTGTGGATAAATATTGTGAACTTAAAAAAATTGCTCCTGAATTAGATACAATTGATATTGGAGGAGGTTTTCCTATTAAAACTTCTTTAGGATTTGAATATGATTATCAATACATGGTAGACCAAATCATTGAAAATATTCAGTGGATTTGCGAGAAGAATAATGTAGATACTCCAAATATAATCACTGAATTTGGTAGTTATACAGTAGGGGAGAGTGGTGCAACTATCTATTCCATCTTGGATCAAAAGTTACAAAATGATAAGGAGCTATGGTACATGATTGATGGTTCTTTCATTACTCACTTACCAGATGTTTGGGGATTGAATCAAAAGTTTATCCTAATGGCCATTAATAATTGGAGTGAACCATTTCATAAAGTGAAAATGGGAGGTTTAACATGCGACTCAATGGATTATTATAATTCAGAAGCACATTCATTTGAAGTGTTTTTACCAAAAGTAGAAAGGAATGAAAAGCAGTATATAGGATTTTTTCATACTGGTGCATATCAGGAATCATTAGGAGGATATGGAGGAATTCAACATTGTTTAATTCCAGCACCAAAGCATGTTTTGATTGATAAAGATGATCAAGGAAATATTTCTACAAGATTATTTGCTGAGGAGCAAACGAGTGAAAGTATGTTGAATATTTTAGGTTACTAG
- a CDS encoding dimethylarginine dimethylaminohydrolase family protein, translated as MINVYVNDETAPLKTVILGTAKGIGDTPDLDDAYDPKSKEHIAAGTYPKEVDMVAEMEAFAKVLEKHNVEVYRPEIIENYNQIFSRDIGFVIEDKFIKPRILKDRKEEIKGIQYILDKINPAQIVSVPEDVRVEGGDVMPWNDHIFVGYSEKEDFEKYIVARTNKAGLDFLTNEFPNKKVKGFQLNKSDEVAKDNALHLDCCFQPIGNNQAIIYKDGFKFEEDYNYLKDYFGEENLIHITRDEMYEMNSNVFSISPKVVVLEKNFTRLAKILEEKGFTVELVPYAEISKMEGLLRCSTLPLEREK; from the coding sequence ATGATAAATGTATATGTAAATGATGAAACTGCTCCTTTAAAGACAGTTATTTTAGGCACTGCTAAAGGTATTGGCGATACACCCGATTTAGATGATGCTTATGATCCAAAATCAAAAGAACATATAGCTGCTGGCACCTATCCGAAAGAAGTGGATATGGTTGCAGAAATGGAGGCATTTGCAAAGGTTCTAGAAAAACATAATGTAGAGGTTTACCGACCTGAAATAATCGAGAACTATAATCAGATTTTTTCCAGAGATATTGGTTTTGTGATTGAAGATAAATTCATTAAACCTCGAATTCTTAAAGACAGAAAAGAAGAAATTAAAGGAATTCAATATATTTTAGATAAAATAAATCCAGCCCAAATCGTTTCCGTGCCTGAAGATGTTAGAGTTGAGGGCGGAGATGTAATGCCATGGAATGATCACATTTTTGTAGGATATTCCGAAAAAGAAGATTTCGAGAAATATATAGTTGCACGCACTAACAAAGCGGGTTTAGATTTCTTAACAAATGAATTCCCAAATAAAAAAGTAAAAGGATTTCAACTGAATAAATCGGATGAAGTAGCAAAAGACAATGCTTTGCATTTAGATTGCTGCTTTCAACCTATAGGTAATAATCAAGCCATAATTTATAAAGATGGGTTTAAGTTTGAAGAAGACTATAACTATCTAAAAGATTATTTTGGAGAAGAAAATTTAATTCATATTACAAGAGATGAAATGTATGAAATGAATTCAAATGTCTTCTCTATCAGTCCAAAAGTGGTAGTATTAGAAAAGAACTTCACTCGTTTAGCAAAGATTTTAGAAGAAAAAGGCTTTACCGTGGAATTAGTTCCTTATGCTGAAATTTCTAAAATGGAAGGTTTGTTAAGATGTTCCACTTTACCATTAGAAAGAGAAAAATAA